The Streptomyces sp. NBC_01268 genome segment ATCTGTGACCGGGCCGACGCGCGGTCAGGCGTCGGCGCGGGCCGCGCGGCTGCGCTCACGCAGCGAGATGCGGTTGCCGTCCGGGTCCGCCGTCTCGATGCGCACGCCGAACCCGTAGTCCTCCGGCTCCGGCTGGTCGAAGGTCACCCCGCGGTCGCGGAACACCTTGAAGTCCGCCCGCAGATCGTCCGACTCGAGGATGACCGGTCCGGGCGTGGCGCCCGGCTCGGCCGGCTGCCCCG includes the following:
- a CDS encoding VOC family protein, which gives rise to MLTNLMYVTLYVTDQDRALRFYTEQLGLEKRVDFPNPGGRFLTVGVPGTPVELLLWAHPAAAGQPAEPGATPGPVILESDDLRADFKVFRDRGVTFDQPEPEDYGFGVRIETADPDGNRISLRERSRAARADA